In the Raphanus sativus cultivar WK10039 unplaced genomic scaffold, ASM80110v3 Scaffold3382, whole genome shotgun sequence genome, GTAAATTTTGATTATGAGCTAGAAAAAATGGATGtgaaaacagttttttttctgCATGAAAATCTTAATGAGACAATATACATGGAACAACTAGAGGGTTTTATCaagaaaggagaagaaggaaaGGTGTGTCGTCTGAAGAAATCCTtatatggattgaaacaatctcctaGGAAGTGGAACTTGAGGTTTgatatgtttattaaaattgCTGGTTTTAAAAGGTGTGCAAAGGATCCATGTGTCTACCTAAAGGAAGGAAAGTCAGGTGATAATGTCTATCTTCTgctctatgtggatgatatgtTAATAGCAACAAAGAGCAAGAAAGAAATTTCAAAGCTCAAGGAAAGCTTGAAGTCTGAATTTGAAATGAAGGATCTCGGTCCAGCCGCATGATTCTTGGAATGGATATCGTGCGAGATAGAAATAATGGAGTGCTGAAACTATCTCAAGGGAAGTACATAGAACAGACTTTGAGAACGTTTGGAATGGAGTTTTGAAAGCCAGTTGTGTCTCCATCTAACCGTCAGCTTAAATTGAAAAGCTTAACTGATAAAGAATGGTTCGTGGAAGCTAAGCTGATGGATTCTATTCCCTATGCTAGTGCTGTTAGGAGTGTGATGTATGCAATGGTTGGTTCAAGACCTGACTTAGCTTTTGCGGTTGGTTTGGTTAGCAGGTTTATGTCTAAACCAAATCGTGAGCATTGGGAAGCAGTTAAGTGTATACTATGGTATCTTCAAGGCGCTATGGATGTGTGTTTAACATTCTCTAAATCTGATCATTTTGGGATTGAAGGTTTCAGTGACCCGGATTATTCTACTGACCTCGATAAGCGAAGATCAATGACAGGGTATGTTTTTCAAGTTGGTGGTAATATAATGAGTTGGAGATCGGCTTTACAACATGTTATAGCTTTATCTACAACAGAGGCTGAGTACATGACTTTATCTGAAGCAACTAAGGAAAGGTTACAGTTGAGAGAATTCTGCAGTAAGTTGGGTTTTAGTTCATAGTATTTTAAGCTCAAATTGATTCAGAGAATGCTATTTGTTTAGCAAAGAATTCAGTTCACCACGACATGACTAAACATGTTGCTAACATGATTCATTTTATCAGAGACATTGTTGATT is a window encoding:
- the LOC130506542 gene encoding secreted RxLR effector protein 161-like, with the protein product MDSIPYASAVRSVMYAMVGSRPDLAFAVGLVSRFMSKPNREHWEAVKCILWYLQGAMDVCLTFSKSDHFGIEGFSDPDYSTDLDKRRSMTGYVFQVGGNIMSWRSALQHVIALSTTEAEYMTLSEATKERLSVHPNASAQVNTSKITKVETLTICEIVTFVNNESAQLTMSREIPGGITEVRGPTSLI